Genomic DNA from Triticum dicoccoides isolate Atlit2015 ecotype Zavitan chromosome 4B, WEW_v2.0, whole genome shotgun sequence:
ACGATGCTGATCCAGTTCTACAGGTAACCGGGCGTAACGTGGGGGCGGTGGATGTTTGGCAATGACATCCACAAACAGCAAGCCCAGATAGAGATCAACCCAGCACAAATAGTGATCATCAAAGGGGATGACAGTGTCAGTTTGCCAGGAACCACTCACGATGTTCAGGGTGCCGACGTcacaaggcaatggcagctccttaTCGTCCCACTTCATGTTCGTCTCCAGAGGGGTATAGTGCAGCACCCTGAGCCTACCGAGGCATGTGAGATCTGCCACCGCGAGATTCGCCACGGTGAACCCACCATCCCTGTGGCACAGGAGACCGATGTCTGCACTGCACATTGCCTGCTGATCACGGGACAGGTGCGGCTTGTTGTACTGATTCATCACAGGGTCCAGCAAGCCGCCGTCAAAGCAGGTAGGGAGTCGCCGGAGCGACGAACGACTCTTGGAACAGGAGGGTGCTGTGTAGACGAAATAGTCGATGGGGTAACAGGTGGGATGGTAGCAGCCGTCGAGGGGCACGTATGTCTGGAAAAGTATCGAGTCGCCGTGCGCTGCGATGACGAATGGCTTGTTCAGGTCGCTCATCTCCGGCCTCAACCCGTCTGGCCAGTGAAGGTAGAGACGGGACACCTCCGGGGGTTCAGCGACCCGAAGGGAGATGGCGATGGGTTTACCGGTGCAGGTGGCTGAGATCTCTGATAGCGTGCCGTCAGCTACCGCATCCGAAACAACGCCATCCCCATCCCCCTTGGTGCGGTGGGCGAACCGATCCAGCATCACCCAGGGAATCCGAGAGCACGCGAACTTCTCGGCGGACGGCTGGTGGTGGCGGTAAGAATCGTCGGCGGGCGACGGACCACGAAGTTGACGGGACTTTTCCATGTCGAACGGAAGATAAGTGAGGGCTAACTCGGATTTAGGGTTGTGAGGGGAGGGGATCTGGGACCGATGGAAGGGGATTGAAGGGGAAGCTGTGCGACAGGAGACAGGACGAGAAGCCGCGCAAGGGATTGGGGGGATTTATAGCAGCACTCTGCCCCGGTCtatagctggccaaatgggccggTTTTTTCAGGCCGGCCCGTGAGCACGCCGGCACGGCGCGGCACGCCCTGGAccgtgcctgggcctggaggctAGGCACGTGGACCGGCACGGAATGGCCTGAttaagtttttttttatttttttatacatcTATATATGGTCCAATATGTAAAAATAGGTTAAAAAACGCTCAGTGCGTCAAATAATAGGCTGAAAATATGCGGCCCaccgtgctaaacgggccaacgtgccggcccgtttactaactgggccgtgcctgggcctagTGGCGCAGCatgcgggccggcacggcacggcccgtataGTAATCGTGCCTtggcgggccgtgccgggccaAGCACGATTATAATGGGTCGGGCCgtgccggcccgtttggccaggtatgCCCCGGTCTACCGGCCGAAATCTCAGCCGTCTTAAAAAAACCCGGAAACTTTATTCATTTGATATAAATAGTAATCCCTCCGTTATTACTAGATATAagtttttctagagatttcactataAACTATATAAggagcaaaattagtgaatctacactttaaaatatatctacatacattcatttgtagtttgtagtgaaatctctaaaaagacatatatttaggaacgaaggaagtactacatcgtttgtgaggatcattacagcatctccaatagatggtctAAATGTAAAAATACTTAACTTTTAGATCGTCTGGGGTAAAAAACGCTGCTCCAACAGGCGGTCCAAGAATTGACCCCACCGCCCAGCACCTGTCTCCACCATCAACCTATATCACCCCTTTAGTATGCAAGATGCTCTCTTCTGTTTCTTTACCTTTCTTTGTCTTCTTTCTCTTGTTTTGCCTCGCTCCCAAAAACCAAGAACCCTAACCTTAGAAATTCAGAAATTCGTGCAGGAGGAGAAAGAGGAGGGAGATCTTACCAACGAGAAGAAAACCGACAGTGGAGAGGGACACCGGAGAGATTGAGAAGGCCATAGTCGCCGTCGAGCTCGCGTACGACCGTTGCACTGCCTGCAGCGCCTCCTGGTCATTAGCGCATGAGAAAGGTAAAGGGGAGTACTTTGCACGTGGTAGAGGGGGGTAGCCCTCGCCTCCGGTTGGCCCCTCCGGTGCCGCCACTGTGGCTGCCTCCGCAATCACCAAAGGAGAGTGGTCGGGAAAGAGGAACGTATGTCCGAGCCCGTGATTGGAAAAGGTTCCGGCTCATCATGTACGGGGTGAGTGGGTTAGCTCCCAACTGTTCCAATGGACGTAATTTTACAATGGGCAAACGTAATTTTACGTCGGTTATTAAGTTGGACCATCTCTCGGTCGATCTGACTCGGGTGAGGAATTACTTATTCCTCACCGAGGGTTATTAATAAAGTTTCTC
This window encodes:
- the LOC119292645 gene encoding uncharacterized protein LOC119292645; this translates as MEANFGRPLGFGVGGSPGVLPGGHGRPPRASASLSVGLNRAARGATTGKLEACCAASRPVSCRTASPSIPFHRSQIPSPHNPKSELALTYLPFDMEKSRQLRGPSPADDSYRHHQPSAEKFACSRIPWVMLDRFAHRTKGDGDGVVSDAVADGTLSEISATCTGKPIAISLRVAEPPEVSRLYLHWPDGLRPEMSDLNKPFVIAAHGDSILFQTYVPLDGCYHPTCYPIDYFVYTAPSCSKSRSSLRRLPTCFDGGLLDPVMNQYNKPHLSRDQQAMCSADIGLLCHRDGGFTVANLAVADLTCLGRLRVLHYTPLETNMKWDDKELPLPCDVGTLNIVSGSWQTDTVIPFDDHYLCWVDLYLGLLFVDVIAKHPPPPRYARLPVELDQHRLYIDHGAPDPARHVCVTDAGIMKLISINDDTGRSVRDQSCSAFNITTWTFDLGTMRWHKEFTIKSAKFWAALDTDKRLPCLLPKFPTISLVDPNVICFTLEDSYNNFWLVEVNTKNKVLGAVALYINVEEEEVEEGHAARMFRRHIFYGNSFVASQFTRYMNNDAIKSLEMSKKLQETKQKRAMKKMH